From a single Beijerinckia sp. 28-YEA-48 genomic region:
- the cueR gene encoding Cu(I)-responsive transcriptional regulator, whose protein sequence is MNIGAASEKSGLPAKTIRYYEDIGLLTADRASNGYRDYSIADVHRMRFIQRSRRLGFSVEECRQLLSLYNDKERESADVKALAKTKLAEIDRRLVELTELRDTLRHLVRSCQGDSRPDCPIIEGLSSSQRKQ, encoded by the coding sequence GGACTTCCGGCCAAGACCATCCGCTATTACGAGGATATAGGTCTGCTGACGGCTGACCGCGCCAGTAACGGCTATCGCGACTATTCGATCGCCGACGTGCATCGCATGCGCTTCATCCAACGCTCGCGCCGCCTCGGCTTTTCAGTTGAGGAATGCCGGCAACTGCTTTCGCTCTACAATGACAAGGAGCGCGAAAGCGCCGACGTAAAAGCGCTGGCTAAGACGAAACTCGCCGAAATCGACCGCAGGCTGGTGGAGCTTACGGAGTTGCGCGATACGCTTCGCCATCTTGTCCGCAGTTGCCAAGGCGATAGCCGCCCCGACTGCCCGATCATTGAGGGGCTATCGAGTTCTCAACGCAAGCAGTGA